A genomic region of Plasmodium cynomolgi strain B DNA, chromosome 5, whole genome shotgun sequence contains the following coding sequences:
- a CDS encoding hypothetical protein (putative) gives IGESYTHKQIRRRKKDEKKRNKKIKGEKIKREQEELRRRRNKRLKLHEAQCKGEMRREKNERRGKQHKKGERRSRDRIGDDHHGRKGQSKRGDSSSASPASSSARSASSPARSASSSSTTPCSDSSGHSRSPKPNASRGKKNHRTRHARKRGE, from the coding sequence ATCGGGGAATCCTACACACATAAACAGATCCGCAGGAGAaagaaggatgaaaaaaagagaaataaaaagataaagggggagaagataAAGAGAGAGCAGGAGGAGCtacggagaagaaggaacaaaCGGTTGAAACTCCATGAGGCGCAATGTAAGGGGGAGATGCGTCGCGAGAAGAATGAGCGCAGGGGGAAACAACACAAGAAGGGGGAGCGTCGAAGCAGGGACCGAATTGGGGACGACCACCACGGGAGGAAAGGCCAATCCAAGAGGGGAGACTCTTCCTCCGCATCGCCTGCCTCTTCCTCTGCGCGGTCCGCCTCTTCCCCCGCGCGGTCTGCCTCGTCCTCATCCACTACCCCCTGCAGCGACAGCAGCGGTCACTCCCGTTCCCCGAAGCCCAACGCATcacgggggaagaaaaatcacAGAACAAGGCACGCaagaaaaaggggcgaa
- a CDS encoding chaperone clpB 1 (putative) has protein sequence MSDEEYTINSDDYTEKAWEAITTLNKIGEKYESAYVEAEMLLLALLNDGPEGLAQRILKESGIDTDLLMQEIDEYLKKQPKMPSGFGEQKILGRTLQAVLSTSKRLKKEFHDEYISIEHLLLGIIAEDSKFTRPWLLRYNVNYEKVKKATERVRGKKKVTSKTPEMTYQALEKYSRDLTALARAGKLDPVIGRDTEIRRAIQILSRRTKNNPILLGDPGVGKTAIVEGLAIKIVQGDVPDSLKGRKLVSLDLSSLIAGAKYRGDFEERLKSILKEVQDAEGQVVMFIDEIHTVVGAGAVAEGALDAGNILKPMLARGELRCIGATTVSEYRQFIEKDKALERRFQQILVEQPSVDEAISILRGLKERYEVHHGVRILDSALIQAAVLSDRYISYRFLPDKAIDLIDEAASNLKIQLSSKPIQLDNIEKQLVQLEMEKISILGDSPRGGAVSREGKLTDTKGNLANFRNTIIIFTSNLGSQSILDLANDPNKKEKIKEQVMKSVRETFRPEFYNRIDDHVIFDSLSKKELKQIANIEIEKVANRLIDKNFKISIDDAVFSYIVDKAYDPAFGARPLKRVIQSEIETEIAIRILNETFVENDTIRVSLKDGALHFSKG, from the exons ATGAGCGACGAGGAGTACACGATAAACTCGGACGACTACACGGAGAAGGCCTGGGAAGCGATAACTACGTTGAATAAAATAGGAGAAAAGTATGAGTCAGCTTATGTAGAAGCGGAGATGCTGCTTCTCGCGCTGCTGAATGACGGACCAGAAGGACTAGCACAAAGAATACTTAAAGAAAGTGGCATCGACACAGATCTGCTAATGCAAGAGATAGATGAGTACCTGAAGAAACAACCTAAAATGCCAAGCGGATTTGgagagcaaaaaattttagggAGGACCTTACAAGCAGTGTTAAGTACAAGCAAGAGACTGAAGAAGGAGTTCCACGATGAATACATATCGATAGAACACCTACTGTTGGGGATCATAGCAGAGGATTCCAAGTTCACTCGTCCTTGGTTACTAAGGTATAATGTAAATTatgaaaaggtgaaaaaggcaACGGAGAGAGTtcgaggaaagaaaaaggttaCTTCAAAAACGCCTGAAATGACGTACCAAGCGTTGGAAAAATACAGTCGTGATTTGACTGCCTTGGCAAGAGCAGGGAAATTAGATCCTGTTATCGGTAGAGATACTGAAATTAGGAGGGCGATTCAAATTTTATCCaggagaacaaaaaataacccTATCCTTTTAGGAGATCCAGGTGTTGGTAAAACTGCTATCGTTGAGGGTTTGGccataaaaattgtgcaaggAGATGTACCGGATTCCCTGAAAGGACGGAAGTTAGTTTCCCTAGACCTTTCATCTTTAATTGCGGGAGCTAAATATAGAGGAGACTTCGAAGAGAGACTCAAGTCTATATTGAAAGAGGTGCAGGATGCTGAAGGACAGGTCGTTATGTTTATTGATGAAATTCACACAGTGGTCGGGGCAGGGGCAGTAGCTGAAGGAGCCCTTGATGCAGGGAACATACTCAAACCAATGCTTGCTAGAGGAGAGTTACGATGTATTGGTGCAACCACAGTGAGTGAGTATAGGCAGTTCATAGAGAAAGACAAAGCATTGGAGAGGAGATTCCAGCAAATTTTGGTAGAACAACCGAGTGTAGATGAAGCCATTAGCATTTTAAGAGGACTAAAAGAAAGATACGAGGTACACCATGGAGTCCGTATTTTAGACTCGGCTCTTATTCAAGCAGCTGTTTTGTCCGACCGTTACATCAGTTATAGATTCCTTCCCGATAAAGCCATCGACCTCATCGACGAGGCAGCATCCAATTTGAAGATTCAGTTGTCAAGCAAGCCGATTCAGCTGGACAATATTGAGAAGCAGCTGGTCCAGCtagaaatggagaaaatatcAATCCTGGGAGATAGCCCCCGGGGGGGTGCAGTCAGCCGAG AAGGGAAGTTAACAGATACGAAGGGGAACCTTGCCAATTTTAGGAACaccattattatttttacatctaACTTGGGTAGCCAAAGTATTTTAGATCTAGCGAATGATCCTAAcaagaaagagaaaataaaagaacagGTAATGAAATCGGTAAGGGAAACGTTTCGACCCGAGTTTTATAATAGAATAGATGATCATGTCATCTTTGATAGTCTCTCCAAGAAGGAACTGAAACAGATTGCTAACATAGAGATTGAGAAAGTAGCCAATAGACttattgataaaaattttaaaatttccatCGATGATGCCGTTTTTTCTTACATTGTCGATAAGGCATATGACCCTGCCTTTGGCGCCAGGCCTCTCAAGAGGGTCATACAGTCCGAAATTGAGACGGAGATTGCCATCCGCATTTTGAACGAAACCTTCGTGGAGAATGACACCATTCGGGTGTCTCTCAAGGACGGCGCGCTGCACTTCTCCAAGGGGTGA
- a CDS encoding meiotic recombination protein DMC1-like protein (putative), with the protein MATLPSSKSTSKVVATTEMEKEVAKEHQFQEIEKLQDLGINAADINKLKGSGYCTILSLIQATKKELCNVKGISEAKVEKILEVASKIENCSGFITAHQLVHKRSKILRITTGSSTLDQTLGGGIESMSITELFGENRCGKTQICHTLAVSAQLPKSVGGGNGKVCYIDTEGTFRPEKICKIAERYGINGEDVLDNILYARAFTHEHLYQLLAVSAAKVCLMNSFYCSCV; encoded by the exons ATGGCTACCTTACCGTCGAGCAAGTCAACCAGCAAGGTTGTCGCGACCACcgaaatggagaaggaaGTTGCAAAAGAGCATCAGTTTCAGGAAATc gAAAAGCTGCAAGACTTGGGCATCAACGCGGCAGACATAAATAAGTTAAAGGGCAGCGGGTACTGCACGATACTCTCCCTGATCCAGGCAACGAAAAAAGAGCTTTGCAATGTCAAGGGAATTTCGGAAgcaaaggtggaaaaaattctgGAAGTAGCATCCAAGATAGAAAACTGTTCCGGATTTATAACAGCTCATCAGTTGGTCCataaaagaagcaaaattttgAGAATAACAACCGGCAGCTCCACCTTGGATCAAACTTTGGGAGGAGGGATAGAGAGCATGTCTATCACAGAACTGTTTGGGGAAAACCGCTGTGGGAAAACGCAGATATGTCACACGCTGGCGGTCTCGGCTCAGTTGCCCAAGAGCGTTGGTGGGGGCAACGGCAAG GTATGCTACATCGACACCGAAGGTACCTTCAggccagaaaaaatatgcaaaatagcCGAACGCTACGGAATTAATGGAGAAGACGTTCTGgacaatattttatatgctaGAGCATTTACACACGAGCATTTGTATCAGCTGCTTGCGGTGTCAGCTGCAAAGGTATGTCTCATGAATAGCTTCTACTGCTCCTGCGTGTGA
- a CDS encoding hypothetical protein (putative) has product MLNRDPVMLALVTTWLFLRPLILNVIVPFADEVLENGLIVSADHVDEKGTECNKITEYPRVWEEKKGFCQYAKKNHCLKGQLAQFINLEGRLDVKEKLRHNYSFFLARKSSGKGAGGGRAVGGWSGSWSGGEGDGHGYDPPSEVNQGSNPNRGSNPNRGSNPNRGSNSNRGSNPNGATPPRDLEEDYYMGLQKRPNNFLEITSHGGEGLKITHEEHVLGESVSLVHMLSNCYDFNNEVDPSCSVYISIWNAEDVEKEVKVSINCSKRIVSDETTLRKTLVLAEKGESSVVIKFKPIVDLLVTPCRVVVQRQERPAEPQQVQEQMKKPQQQPPQQKGKIRGESPPSPSGGGHP; this is encoded by the exons ATGCTGAATCGAGACCCCGTGATGTTAGCACTCGTCACCACGTGGCTTTTTCTCCGTCCTCTTATTCTGAACGTTATTGTGCCATTTGCAG ACGAGGTGCTGGAGAACGGCCTCATCGTGAGCGCGGACCACGTGGACGAGAAGGGCACCGAGTGCAACAAAATCACAGAGTACCCAAGGGTgtgggaggagaaaaaaggctTCTGTCAGTATGCAAAGAAGAACCACTGTCTCAAGGGGCAGCTCGCCCAGTTTATTAACTTGGAGGGGAGGCTAGACGTGAAGGAGAAGCTGCGGCATAACTACTCCTTTTTCTTGGCGAGGAAGTCGTCAGGGAAGggcgcagggggggggcgtGCGGTTGGCGGTTGGAGTGGCAGTTGGAGTGGCGGTGAGGGGGACGGGCACGGCTACGATCCCCCAAGTGAGGTGAACCAGGGAAGTAATCCCAACCGGGGAAGTAATCCCAACCGGGGAAGTAATCCCAACCGGGGCAGCAATTCCAACCGGGGAAGCAATCCCAACGGGGCTACCCCCCCGCGGGACCTCGAGGAGGACTACTACATGGGCCTGCAAAAACGCCCAAACAACTTTTTAGAGATCACATCGCACGGCGGGGAGGGCCTAAAGATAACGCACGAGGAACACGTCCTCGGAGAGTCAGTCTCCCTTGTACACATGCTCAGCAACTGCTACGACTTTAACAACGAAGTAGATCCGTCCTGCTCGGTGTACATAAGCATATGGAATGCAGAAGACGTGGAGAAGGAAGTAAAGGTTTCGATTAACTGCTCGAAGAGGATCGTATCTGATGAGACTACACTCAGGAAGACACTTGTATTGGCAGAGAAGGGGGAGAGCAGTGTTGTGATTAAATTTAAACCAATCGTAGACTTGCTAGTCACCCCCTGCAGAGTGGTGGTGCAGCGCCAAGAGCGCCCAGCCGAGCCGCAGCAGGTGCAGGAGCAGATGAAGAAGCCGCAGCAGCAGCCGCCGcagcagaaggggaagatCCGGGGGGAGTCCCCGCCGAGCCCCAGCGGGGGGGGGCATCCATAA
- a CDS encoding adenylate kinase (putative), giving the protein MRSANSRQATQMEKQKGPQIFILNGAAGSGKDTQCRLIVEKYNFAVITISTLLKEYVLESEEREGEGGGGGGTSPSASLSPSLSPCPSPSLSPSPDEESINRVERKKEDVKRIKKCMKDGSLVPDDIVIKVFMDRLKKYTNGEEPCVGIVVNGFPRTYEQALLFAKNGIKVTSFINIQVKKDNLMSRISNRMVDPVTNINYNAKGVELLLKNKNGIHLTENEELLLSSQGDAFKNTSDEVIARLTKRADDDKATFLKRFHLYEENEEKILSLFPTVYRSVDGNGSIEETFAQICAILDGANRYTPLSSEAG; this is encoded by the exons atgagaagCGCTAATTCACGACAGg CCAcccaaatggagaagcagaagggaCCCCAAATTTTCATCCTGAACGGCGCGGCGGGGTCGGGCAAAGATACCCAGTGCAGGCTAATCGTAGAGAAATACAATTTCGCAGTAATCACAATCAGCACGCTGCTGAAGGAGTATGTTTTGGAGAGTGAAGAgagggaaggagaaggaggaggggggggaggcacaAGTCCGAGTGCAAGTCTGAGTCCAAGTCTGAGTCCATGTCCGAGTCCGAGTCTGAGTCCAAGTCCAGACGAAGAATCCATTAACcgagtggaaagaaaaaaggaagacgtaaaaagaataaaaaagtgcatGAAAGATGGGTCATTAGTACCGGACGATATTGTCATAAAGGTATTTATGGaccgtttaaaaaaatatacaaatggaGAGGAACCATGTGTAGGTATTGTAGTTAATGGATTCCCAAGGACATACGAACAGGCACTgctgtttgcaaaaaatggcatcaAAGTGACAAGCTTTATTAACATACAGGTAAAGAAGGACAACTTAATGAGTCGAATCAGTAACAGAATGGTCGACCCAGTTACTAACATAAATTATAACGCCAAGGGGGTAGAACTGTTGTTGAAAAATAAGAACGGGATACACTTAACTGAAAATGAGGAACTTTTATTATCCTCTCAAGGGgatgcatttaaaaatacaagTGACGAAGTTATTGCTAGGTTGACCAAAAGAGCAGATGATGACAAGGCTACCTTTTTAAAGAGGtttcatttatatgaagaaaatgaggagaaaatcCTTTCGCTTTTCCCCACAGTCTATCGGAGTGTGGACGGGAATGGGTCTATCGAAGAGACCTTCGCGCAGATATGCGCTATCCTAGACGGGGCGAACAGATACACACCGCTCAGCTCGGAAGCGGGCTAG
- a CDS encoding hypothetical protein (putative): MAIKSLCYLGEDDEILFFHSTEKSDELSSRFSVFASLDNLKKLSRGEKRREFVQAELLPSARVSSGQRPAVATPFKPHATLTACNLNHAHVYLPPRAAESSEKKADPYVGYIGVNLSLFSAYKNYAYVVKAINLKIILTIDDGKNKYTDDILKSVFIKLHKIYVDAVCNPFYTDLLESDSFEKKISNSFVLRKKKEKERKERKGKKKWSPRLWMIHPATM; the protein is encoded by the exons ATGGCTATAAAGAGTCTTTGCTACCTGGGGGAGGACGAcgagattttatttttccactcaACGGAGAAGAGCGACGAGCTAAGTTCTCGCTTCTccgtttttgcttctttggACAACTTGAAGAAACTCAgtaggggagaaaaaaggagggagtTCGTTCAGGCGGAGTTACTCCCGTCTGCCCGAGTGAGCAGTGGGCAGCGACCAGCTGTGGCTACTCCCTTCAAACCGCATGCTACTTTAACCGCATGCAACCTCAACCACGCGCACGTTTACTTGCCACCCCGCGCAGCCGAGTCGAGCGAGAAGAAGGCCGACCCGTACGTCGGATACATAGGAGTCAACCTCTCCCTCTTCAGcgcatacaaaaattatgcatacgTCGTCAAGGCAATCAACCTCAAAATAATTCTCACAATTGATgacggaaaaaataaatacacgGATGATATTCTGAAATCG GTTTTTATAAAACTACACAAAATCTACGTGGACGCAGTTTGCAATCCCTTCTACACAGACCTCTTGGAGAGTGActcctttgaaaaaaaaattagtaattcATTCgttttaagaaaaaagaaagaaaaggagagaaaggaaaggaaaggaaagaaaaagtggagTCCCCGTTTGTGGATGATTCACCCTGCGACGATG
- a CDS encoding heat shock protein (putative): MSCLCAGCSDKGEVKLVPDHRMEIKEKPSIPKKKNTLVSPNTILEIEPDKNLKKQITFRPKVDIMYDSEKCQAILVLDIPGFKIEDIDVEIGEGMLTVSGPRSQTELFETYGDNLILHAKEREVGYFKRIFKLPHNILDDTAQALYKN; encoded by the exons ATGAGTTGCTTGTGTGCCGGCTGTTCTGACAAGGGAGAAGTGAAGTTGGTCCCCGACCACAGGATGGAAATC aaggagaagccCTCGATCcccaagaagaagaacacgCTAGTCAGCCCGAACACCATCCTAGAAATAGAGCCGGacaaaaacttaaaaaagcAGATTACCTTCAGACCCAAGGTCGATATCATGTACGACTCTGAGAAGTGCCAAGCCATCCTGGTGTTGGACATTCCGGGGTTTAAGATTGAAGACATCGACGTGGAAATCGGAGAGGGAATGCTCACTGTTTCTGGACCCAGATCACAGACGGAGCTATTCGAAACCTATGGAGATAACTTAATCCTGCATGCGAAGGAGCGGGAGGTGGGTTACTTCAAAAGGATCTTCAAGCTTCCCCACAACATCCTCGATGACACGGCGCAAGCCCTTTACAAGAAT
- a CDS encoding hypothetical protein (putative) produces MERKHLTRYWAESTKKKIQDSKINEWREQFPILNEYDDKDLSIWREAFNKMDRDNDDFISHADLQKSDWSLEKYNLFQNYDMDQNNLIDFGEFIQAVIDIDTQYFKNFFQGFSKIDIELEFQKYAITEKEENKQVIPLTKLMQMLKDKEFTCVTHTDAQKLFNVMDFNQDGALDLEDFLAWLGKK; encoded by the exons ATGGAGAGGAAACACCTAACGAGGTACTGGGCAGAAagcacgaagaagaaaatacagGACTCCAAAATTAACGAGTGGAGAGAGCAGTTCCCAATCTTAAACGAATACGATGACAAGGACTTAAGCATTTGGAGAGAAGCCttcaacaaaatggacagaGACAATGACGACTTCATTTCTCATGCAGATTTGCAGAAAAGTGATTGGagtttggaaaaatataatttatttcaaaacTACGACATGGATCAGAATAACCTCATTGACTTTGGGGAGTTCATTCAAGCGGTCATCGACATCGACACGCAgtactttaaaaatttcttccagGGTTTCAGCAAGATAGACATCGAGTTGGAGTTCCAGAAATATGCCA TCaccgaaaaggaagagaacaAGCAGGTCATCCCCCTGACCAAGCTCATGCAGATGCTCAAGGACAAGGAGTTCACATGCGTCACACACACGGACGCACAGAAGCTATTCAACGTGATGGATTTTAACCAAGACGGCGCGCTCGACTTGGAAGATTTCCTGGCG TGGCTCGGGAAGAAGTAG